One window from the genome of Paramormyrops kingsleyae isolate MSU_618 chromosome 3, PKINGS_0.4, whole genome shotgun sequence encodes:
- the cnrip1b gene encoding CB1 cannabinoid receptor-interacting protein 1b, with protein sequence MGDIPQLIRIAVALKIQPNDGPVFFKVDGSRFGQNRTIKLLTGSKYKIEVVVKPGAVEATTMSIGGISFPLEQQSKDPQSVVYNGTYDTEGVTHTKSGERQPVQVSIQFPEAGTFETVWQVKYYNYHKRDHCQWGNSFSNIEYECKPNETRSLMWINKEMFV encoded by the exons ATGGGCGACATTCCGCAGCTGATCAGAATCGCCGTCGCCCTTAAAATACAGCCCAACGACGGGCCGGTGTTTTTTAAAGTGGACGGGTCGAGATTCGGACAGAACAGGACGATCAAGCTGCTAACTGGATCAAAGTACAAAATCGAGGTGGTGGTGAAGCCTGGGGCCGTGGAGGCAAC CACCATGAGCATAGGCGGGATAAGTTTCCCTCTGGAGCAGCAGTCCAAAGACCCCCAGTCGGTGGTTTATAACGGGACCTATGACACCGAGGGAGTGACGCACACCAAAAGCGGGGAGAGGCAGCCTGTCCAGGTCAGCATACAG TTCCCGGAGGCGGGCACGTTTGAGACCGTGTGGCAGGTCAAGTACTACAATTACCACAAGCGGGACCACTGCCAATGGGGAAACAGCTTCTCTAACATAGAGTACGAGTGCAAGCCCAACGAAACCCGCAGTTTGATGTGGATCAACAAGGAGATGTTTGTATGA